A region of Mammaliicoccus sp. Dog046 DNA encodes the following proteins:
- the cstB gene encoding persulfide dioxygenase-sulfurtransferase CstB, which produces MFFKQFYNNHLSQASYLIGCQRTGEAMIIDPIRDLNEYVEVAEYEGFKITKAAETHIHADFASGIRDVAAKLNAEIYVSGEGNDALGYKNMPEHTNLVKHQDVIEVGNIKLEVLHTPGHTPESISFLLIDEGGGSDVPMGLFSGDFIFVGDVGRPDLLEKSVQMAGTTEIGAKQMYASINEVKGLPDYIQIWPGHGAGSPCGKALGAIPMSTLGYEKINNWAFNVTDEDTFIEMLTAEQPAPPHHFAQMKQINQYGMDLYQPYQVSPSTEHQKMAFDLRSKEAFHGGHKPGTINIPYNKNFINQVGWYLDYDQEIDLIGEINIVEQAIHTLQLIGFEKVAGYHAPITTIHTQTINSKDMTGSEENILDVRNDDEWNKGHLSEAVHIPHGKLLMQDLPFDKKDKIYVHCQSGVRSSIAVGILEYKGFKNIVNVKEGYQAFSESLK; this is translated from the coding sequence ATGTTTTTTAAACAATTTTATAATAATCATTTATCCCAGGCATCTTATTTAATCGGATGTCAACGTACTGGCGAAGCGATGATTATTGATCCAATACGTGATTTAAATGAATATGTGGAAGTCGCTGAATATGAAGGCTTTAAAATTACGAAAGCTGCAGAAACACATATTCACGCTGACTTTGCATCTGGTATAAGAGATGTTGCAGCCAAACTCAATGCAGAGATATATGTATCTGGTGAAGGTAATGATGCATTAGGTTATAAAAATATGCCTGAGCATACGAACCTTGTTAAACATCAAGATGTTATTGAAGTAGGAAATATAAAATTAGAAGTACTGCATACGCCGGGACATACCCCTGAGAGTATCAGTTTCTTGTTGATAGATGAAGGTGGAGGATCAGATGTACCAATGGGCTTGTTTAGTGGAGACTTTATCTTTGTCGGTGATGTAGGCAGACCGGATTTACTAGAAAAATCTGTTCAAATGGCAGGTACGACAGAGATTGGTGCGAAACAAATGTATGCATCTATTAATGAAGTGAAAGGACTACCAGATTATATTCAAATCTGGCCAGGACATGGAGCGGGCAGTCCATGTGGTAAAGCATTAGGCGCGATACCTATGTCGACACTAGGTTATGAGAAAATCAATAACTGGGCGTTTAATGTGACGGATGAAGACACGTTTATCGAGATGTTAACAGCAGAACAACCCGCACCACCGCATCATTTTGCGCAAATGAAACAAATTAATCAATACGGTATGGACTTATATCAACCTTATCAAGTATCCCCAAGTACAGAACATCAAAAAATGGCATTTGATCTTAGAAGTAAAGAAGCCTTCCATGGCGGTCACAAACCTGGAACAATCAATATTCCATATAACAAAAACTTTATTAACCAAGTAGGATGGTATTTAGATTATGATCAAGAAATTGATTTAATTGGCGAGATCAATATTGTTGAACAAGCGATACACACGTTACAATTAATTGGCTTTGAAAAAGTAGCTGGTTACCATGCACCAATCACAACGATTCATACACAGACGATTAATAGTAAAGATATGACTGGTTCAGAAGAGAATATATTAGATGTTCGTAATGATGATGAGTGGAATAAAGGTCATTTATCAGAAGCGGTTCATATTCCACACGGTAAATTATTGATGCAAGATTTGCCGTTTGATAAAAAAGATAAAATATATGTTCACTGTCAGTCAGGTGTTAGAAGTTCAATCGCAGTAGGTATATTAGAATATAAAGGCTTTAAAAATATTGTAAATGTTAAAGAAGGATACCAAGCATTTTCCGAATCATTGAAATAA
- the cstR gene encoding persulfide-sensing transcriptional repressor CstR: MKYDKKMINRINRIQGQLNGVVKMMEEEKHCKDVVTQLSASKGSIQRLMGIIISENLIECVKLADENNESSEEMINEAVELLVKSK, encoded by the coding sequence ATGAAATATGATAAAAAAATGATTAATCGTATCAATAGAATACAAGGACAATTAAATGGTGTTGTTAAAATGATGGAAGAAGAAAAACATTGTAAAGATGTGGTTACTCAATTAAGTGCATCTAAAGGTTCCATTCAACGTTTAATGGGCATTATTATTAGTGAGAATTTAATCGAATGTGTGAAATTAGCTGACGAGAACAATGAAAGTTCAGAAGAAATGATAAATGAAGCAGTAGAATTATTAGTGAAAAGTAAGTAA
- a CDS encoding YSIRK-type signal peptide-containing protein (The YSIRK form of extended signal peptide directs nascent proteins to the cross-wall site, while signal peptides lacking YSIRK direct proteins instead to the cell pole. A large fraction of YSIRK proteins are surface proteins anchored by sortase-mediated processing of a C-terminal LPXTG motif.), translating to MREKQRFSIRKLGMGVGSVLIGLTIFAASGGVADASVKQNNTVDVEAVGSDKPTTEDIVDPTQDTTETLSTEEESKIEPTQSDTEKIDEQAIQELPKEDVKSTEEATPEEPGTPTETEKDAEETIPSEPGTPTETEKDPEEVTSEEPGTPTETEKDPEEVTPEEPGTPTETEKDPEEVTPEEPGTPTETEKDPEEVTPEEPGTPTETEKDPEEVTPEEPGTPTESEKDPENVTSEEPVTSPQDEKTTEEPTDSTKEEEKTTIDPTDKDTELANNQLTETKATLERRTSSTSTTAESQLSQARLANVTLLDNMQMTANHNNGVLNLKLEGRPLITLGLGNTYPTFQLPPEFLALMEDPNFRNAVKLDYDLPGILGRNKGTVNNSDLNIDPTTGIIYGPVYNLVNLGVGSLITYNLSIDLNQLTQNGILPESDQPGRHEYNFSSAAGTSLIDLNILANSGNKTSIVIDTPIDSESVSTSESISTSESVSTSDSISVSESLSESESQSESESLSASESQSESESLSASESQSESESLSTSESVSTSESVSASESLSGSESLSASESQSASESLSASESQSASESLSNSESLSASESVSASESLSASESQSESESLSTSDSVSASESVSESESLSTSESVSESESLSTSESVSGSESLSASESQSASESLSASESQSASESVSASESVSASESVSASESQSESESLSASESQSESESLSTSESVSASESISASESLSSSESVSTSDSISESESLSSSESQSESESVSASESQSESESVSASESVSASESLSTSESQSESESLSSSESQSESESLSTSDSISESESLSTSESQSTSESVSASESQSESESLSASESQSASESLSASESESTSESISASESQSESESLSASESQSTSESLSASESQSTSESLSASESESASESLSESESQSVSESLSTSESQSASESLSASESQSTSESVSASESVSTSESVSASESLSASESISASESLSESESLSASESQSESESLSASESLSASESQSESESLSASESQSESESLSASESLSTSESLSASESQSESESLSASESQSESESLSTSDSISESESLSTSESQSTSESISASESQSESESLSTSESQSTSESQSESESLSASESVSTSESISGSESQSASESLSASESQSESESLSASESVSTSESVSASESLSGSESLSASESQSTSESLSASESQSESESVSASESQSTSESLSASESQSESESISESESLSDSESQSESESLSTSESVSTSESISGSESVSASESQSESESLSASESQSESESLSTSESQSTSESLSASELQSESESLSASESQSESESLSASESQSESESLSVSESVSTSESISGSESLSESESLSASESQSESESISASESQSESESISASESVSESESLSTSDSVSTSESVSASESQSASESLSTSESQSASESLSASESQSASESLSASESQSASESLSASESQSASESLSASESQSESESVSASESLSESESLSASESQSESESLSASESVSASESLSASESQSESESLSASESQSESESLSNSESQSTSESISASESQSESELLSASESLSASESQSASESISASESLSASESQSASESLSASESQSESESLSASESLSESESLSTSESQSTSVSVSASESQSTSESVSASESVSESESISGSESLSTSESVSASESVSESESLSTSDSISASESVSASESVSTSESISGSESLSSSESQSESESLSSSESQSASESLSSSESQSASESLSASESQSASESISASESQSASESLSASESQSASESLSASESQSESESLSASESQSESESLSASESQSESESLSASESQSTSESVSASESQSESESLSASESQSESESLSASESVSESESLSASESQSESESLSASESVSESESLSASESQSESESLSASESQSESESLSTSESQSESESLSSSESQSESESLSASESQSESESLSESLSESESQSESLSASESLSASESQSASESISASESLSASESQSESESLSASESQSESESLSTSESQSESESLSSSESQSESESLSASESQSESLSASESQSTSESVSASESQSVSESVSVSESVSTSESISGSESQSASESLSASESQSESESLSASESLSESESLSASESQSESESLSASESQSASESLSASESQSTSESLSASESQSESESLSESESQSTSESVSASESQSESESLSASESQSASESLSTSESVSESESLSASESQSESESLSASESQSTSDSMNGSESLSGSESLSTSESPNDSESLSGSESQSTSESLSTSDSSNASESLSTSDSINGVDSLSNSQSMNGSESMSVPDSLSTSEVFSPTDLSNTSDSSSSNETQGNSDVENEKHQDKVTELPDTGEETTRNGLLAGIFGLGGLALLGRRRKKQTDENK from the coding sequence GTGAGAGAGAAGCAGAGGTTTTCAATAAGAAAATTGGGAATGGGAGTAGGATCAGTATTAATTGGTCTTACTATTTTTGCAGCAAGTGGGGGTGTTGCAGATGCTAGTGTGAAACAAAATAATACAGTTGACGTTGAAGCAGTAGGATCAGATAAACCAACAACAGAGGATATTGTTGATCCAACACAAGATACAACAGAAACTTTAAGTACCGAAGAAGAAAGCAAGATTGAACCTACTCAATCTGATACTGAGAAAATAGATGAACAAGCAATACAAGAACTACCAAAAGAAGACGTTAAAAGTACAGAAGAAGCAACACCAGAAGAACCGGGAACACCGACGGAAACTGAAAAAGATGCAGAAGAAACAATACCATCAGAGCCGGGAACACCGACGGAAACTGAGAAAGACCCAGAAGAAGTAACATCAGAAGAACCGGGAACACCAACGGAAACTGAGAAAGACCCAGAAGAAGTAACGCCAGAAGAACCGGGAACACCAACGGAAACTGAGAAAGACCCAGAAGAAGTAACGCCAGAAGAACCGGGAACACCGACAGAAACTGAGAAGGACCCAGAAGAAGTAACGCCAGAAGAACCGGGAACACCGACAGAAACTGAGAAGGACCCAGAAGAAGTAACGCCAGAAGAGCCGGGAACACCGACAGAAAGTGAAAAAGATCCAGAAAATGTAACGTCAGAAGAACCGGTTACATCGCCACAGGATGAAAAAACTACAGAAGAACCTACAGATAGTACTAAAGAAGAAGAGAAAACAACGATAGATCCAACCGATAAAGATACAGAGTTGGCAAATAATCAATTAACAGAAACAAAAGCGACACTAGAACGAAGAACTAGTTCAACTAGTACAACTGCAGAAAGCCAACTAAGCCAAGCTAGATTGGCAAATGTTACGCTTCTAGATAATATGCAGATGACAGCAAACCATAATAATGGCGTTTTAAATTTAAAATTAGAAGGTAGACCGTTAATAACTCTTGGATTAGGTAATACATATCCAACATTCCAGCTACCACCAGAATTTCTTGCGTTAATGGAAGATCCTAATTTCAGAAATGCTGTGAAATTAGATTATGATTTACCAGGCATACTAGGGAGAAATAAAGGCACTGTAAATAATAGTGATTTAAATATCGATCCTACTACAGGAATCATTTATGGACCAGTATATAATTTAGTGAATTTAGGTGTAGGTAGTTTAATCACTTATAATTTGTCGATTGATTTAAACCAATTGACGCAAAATGGTATCTTACCTGAATCCGATCAACCAGGCAGACATGAATATAATTTTTCTTCAGCAGCAGGTACAAGTTTAATAGACCTGAATATCCTTGCTAACAGTGGTAATAAAACATCAATCGTTATAGATACGCCAATAGATTCAGAGTCAGTTAGTACATCAGAATCAATAAGCACAAGTGAGTCAGTTAGTACATCAGATTCAATAAGTGTCAGCGAATCATTAAGTGAGTCGGAATCCCAAAGTGAGAGTGAATCATTGAGCGCCTCTGAATCGCAAAGTGAAAGTGAGTCATTGAGTGCGTCGGAATCACAAAGTGAAAGTGAATCATTGAGTACCTCAGAATCAGTAAGTACGAGTGAGTCCGTGAGTGCTTCAGAGTCATTAAGCGGTAGTGAGTCATTAAGTGCGTCAGAGTCACAAAGTGCCAGCGAATCATTGAGTGCTTCAGAATCGCAAAGTGCTAGTGAGTCATTGAGTAATTCAGAGTCATTGAGTGCGTCCGAATCAGTAAGTGCCAGCGAATCATTGAGCGCTTCAGAATCGCAAAGTGAGAGTGAGTCATTAAGTACATCAGATTCAGTAAGTGCTTCAGAATCAGTAAGTGAGAGCGAATCATTGAGCACATCTGAATCAGTAAGTGAGAGCGAATCATTGAGCACATCTGAATCAGTAAGCGGCAGCGAGTCATTAAGTGCATCTGAGTCACAAAGTGCAAGTGAATCATTGAGTGCGTCAGAATCGCAAAGTGCAAGTGAGTCTGTAAGTGCGTCAGAATCAGTAAGTGCAAGTGAATCCGTAAGTGCGTCGGAATCACAAAGTGAGAGCGAATCATTGAGCGCATCGGAATCGCAAAGTGAAAGCGAATCATTAAGCACATCAGAATCAGTAAGTGCAAGTGAATCAATAAGTGCTTCAGAATCGTTAAGTTCAAGTGAATCCGTGAGTACGTCAGATTCAATAAGTGAAAGTGAGTCATTAAGTAGTTCTGAATCACAAAGTGAAAGCGAATCAGTGAGTGCGTCAGAATCGCAAAGTGAAAGTGAGTCCGTAAGTGCGTCAGAATCAGTAAGTGCAAGTGAGTCATTAAGTACTTCAGAATCACAAAGCGAAAGTGAGTCGTTAAGCAGTTCTGAATCACAAAGTGAAAGCGAATCGTTGAGTACCTCAGATTCAATAAGTGAGAGCGAGTCATTAAGTACATCTGAATCGCAAAGTACAAGTGAATCTGTTAGTGCATCTGAGTCACAAAGTGAAAGCGAGTCGTTGAGTGCATCCGAATCCCAAAGTGCAAGTGAATCATTGAGTGCCTCAGAATCAGAAAGTACAAGTGAATCAATTAGCGCCTCTGAGTCACAAAGTGAAAGCGAATCATTGAGTGCTTCAGAGTCACAAAGTACGAGTGAATCATTGAGCGCGTCAGAATCACAAAGTACAAGTGAGTCATTGAGCGCGTCAGAATCAGAAAGTGCCAGCGAGTCATTGAGTGAGTCAGAATCACAAAGTGTGAGTGAATCATTGAGTACGTCAGAATCGCAAAGTGCAAGTGAGTCATTGAGTGCGTCAGAGTCACAAAGTACAAGTGAATCAGTGAGTGCATCAGAATCAGTAAGTACAAGTGAGTCCGTAAGTGCTTCAGAGTCATTAAGTGCCAGCGAATCAATAAGTGCGTCAGAATCGTTAAGTGAAAGTGAATCATTGAGTGCGTCCGAATCACAAAGCGAGAGCGAATCATTAAGTGCAAGTGAGTCATTAAGTGCTTCAGAATCGCAAAGTGAGAGCGAGTCATTAAGTGCATCTGAATCGCAAAGTGAAAGCGAGTCATTGAGTGCGTCGGAATCATTAAGTACAAGTGAGTCGTTAAGTGCGTCAGAGTCACAAAGTGAAAGTGAGTCATTAAGTGCTTCAGAATCACAAAGTGAAAGCGAATCGTTGAGTACCTCAGATTCAATAAGTGAGAGCGAGTCATTAAGTACATCAGAATCGCAAAGTACGAGTGAATCAATAAGTGCGTCGGAATCGCAAAGTGAAAGTGAATCATTAAGTACTTCAGAATCGCAAAGTACAAGTGAATCACAAAGTGAGAGCGAGTCATTGAGTGCATCCGAATCAGTAAGTACAAGTGAGTCAATTAGTGGATCAGAATCGCAAAGTGCGAGTGAGTCATTAAGTGCTTCAGAATCGCAAAGTGAGAGTGAATCATTAAGTGCTTCAGAATCAGTAAGTACGAGTGAGTCCGTGAGTGCTTCAGAGTCATTAAGCGGTAGTGAGTCATTAAGTGCGTCAGAGTCACAAAGTACCAGCGAATCATTGAGCGCTTCAGAATCGCAAAGTGAAAGTGAATCCGTGAGCGCGTCAGAATCACAAAGTACGAGTGAGTCATTAAGTGCGTCGGAATCGCAAAGTGAAAGCGAATCAATAAGCGAAAGTGAATCATTAAGTGACTCTGAATCACAAAGTGAGAGTGAATCATTGAGTACCTCTGAATCCGTAAGTACAAGTGAATCAATTAGTGGATCTGAATCAGTGAGTGCGTCAGAATCGCAAAGTGAGAGTGAATCATTAAGTGCCTCTGAATCACAAAGTGAAAGCGAGTCATTAAGTACATCAGAATCACAAAGTACAAGTGAATCATTGAGTGCATCTGAGTTGCAAAGTGAGAGCGAATCATTAAGTGCTTCAGAATCACAAAGTGAGAGTGAATCATTGAGCGCATCCGAGTCACAAAGTGAGAGTGAGTCATTAAGTGTTTCAGAGTCAGTAAGTACAAGTGAATCAATTAGTGGATCAGAATCATTAAGTGAAAGTGAGTCATTAAGTGCCTCAGAATCACAAAGCGAAAGTGAATCAATTAGTGCTTCAGAATCACAAAGCGAAAGTGAATCAATTAGTGCTTCAGAATCAGTAAGTGAGAGCGAGTCATTAAGTACATCAGATTCAGTAAGTACAAGTGAGTCAGTGAGTGCATCTGAGTCACAAAGTGCCAGCGAGTCATTGAGTACGTCAGAATCACAAAGTGCCAGCGAGTCATTGAGCGCGTCAGAATCACAAAGTGCCAGCGAGTCATTGAGCGCGTCAGAATCACAAAGTGCGAGTGAGTCATTGAGCGCGTCAGAATCACAAAGTGCGAGTGAGTCATTAAGTGCTTCAGAGTCACAAAGTGAAAGTGAATCAGTAAGTGCCAGCGAGTCATTAAGTGAAAGTGAATCATTAAGCGCGTCAGAATCACAAAGCGAAAGTGAATCATTGAGTGCGTCCGAATCAGTAAGTGCTAGCGAATCATTGAGCGCTTCAGAATCGCAAAGTGAAAGCGAATCATTGAGTGCATCTGAGTCACAAAGTGAAAGTGAGTCATTAAGTAATTCAGAATCACAAAGTACAAGTGAATCAATAAGTGCGTCAGAATCACAAAGTGAAAGTGAATTATTGAGTGCATCTGAATCATTAAGTGCGTCTGAGTCACAAAGTGCGAGTGAATCAATAAGTGCTAGCGAATCATTGAGCGCTTCAGAATCACAAAGTGCGAGTGAGTCGTTAAGTGCGTCAGAATCGCAAAGTGAAAGTGAATCATTGAGTGCGTCAGAATCATTAAGTGAAAGTGAGTCATTGAGTACATCAGAGTCACAAAGTACAAGCGTATCCGTGAGTGCTTCGGAATCCCAAAGTACAAGTGAATCCGTGAGTGCGTCAGAGTCCGTAAGTGAAAGTGAATCAATTAGTGGATCAGAATCGTTAAGTACAAGTGAATCCGTGAGTGCGTCAGAATCAGTAAGTGAGAGTGAGTCATTAAGTACGTCAGATTCAATAAGTGCCAGCGAGTCAGTAAGTGCGTCGGAATCAGTAAGTACAAGTGAATCAATTAGTGGATCTGAATCATTAAGCAGTTCTGAGTCACAAAGCGAAAGTGAATCATTGAGTTCGTCGGAATCGCAAAGTGCAAGTGAATCATTGAGTTCGTCGGAATCGCAAAGTGCAAGTGAATCATTGAGTGCGTCGGAATCGCAAAGTGCAAGTGAATCAATTAGTGCATCCGAATCCCAAAGTGCAAGTGAATCATTGAGTGCCTCAGAGTCACAAAGTGCCAGCGAGTCATTGAGCGCATCTGAATCACAAAGTGAAAGTGAATCATTAAGCGCGTCGGAATCGCAAAGTGAGAGTGAGTCATTGAGTGCATCTGAATCGCAAAGTGAAAGCGAATCCTTAAGTGCTTCAGAATCACAAAGTACGAGTGAATCCGTGAGCGCATCTGAATCACAAAGTGAAAGTGAATCATTAAGCGCGTCAGAATCTCAAAGCGAGAGCGAGTCATTAAGTGCTTCAGAGTCAGTAAGTGAAAGTGAATCATTAAGTGCGTCAGAATCTCAAAGCGAGAGCGAGTCATTAAGTGCTTCAGAGTCAGTAAGTGAAAGTGAATCATTAAGTGCGTCGGAATCGCAAAGTGAGAGCGAGTCATTGAGCGCATCTGAATCTCAAAGCGAGAGCGAGTCATTAAGTACCTCAGAATCACAAAGTGAGAGCGAATCATTGAGTTCATCTGAGTCGCAAAGTGAGAGCGAGTCATTGAGTGCGTCGGAATCACAAAGTGAAAGCGAGTCGTTAAGCGAGTCGTTAAGTGAGTCAGAATCACAAAGTGAATCATTGAGTGCATCCGAATCATTAAGTGCGTCTGAGTCACAAAGTGCGAGTGAATCAATAAGTGCGAGCGAATCATTGAGCGCTTCAGAATCACAAAGTGAAAGCGAGTCGTTGAGTGCTTCAGAATCTCAAAGCGAGAGCGAGTCATTAAGTACCTCAGAATCACAAAGTGAGAGCGAATCATTGAGTTCATCTGAGTCGCAAAGTGAGAGCGAGTCATTGAGTGCGTCTGAGTCACAAAGCGAATCATTAAGTGCTTCTGAGTCACAAAGTACAAGTGAGTCCGTGAGTGCGTCGGAATCGCAAAGTGTAAGTGAATCCGTGAGCGTATCAGAATCAGTAAGTACAAGTGAATCAATTAGTGGATCTGAGTCGCAAAGTGCCAGCGAATCATTGAGTGCGTCAGAATCTCAAAGCGAGAGCGAGTCATTAAGTGCTTCAGAGTCATTAAGTGAAAGTGAATCATTAAGTGCGTCGGAATCGCAAAGTGAGAGTGAATCATTAAGCGCGTCAGAATCCCAAAGTGCGAGCGAATCATTAAGTGCCTCTGAATCACAAAGTACAAGTGAATCATTAAGCGCGTCAGAATCACAAAGTGAAAGTGAGTCGTTAAGTGAGTCAGAATCACAAAGTACAAGCGAATCCGTAAGTGCGTCGGAATCACAAAGTGAGAGCGAATCATTAAGCGCGTCAGAATCCCAAAGTGCCAGCGAATCATTGAGTACTTCAGAATCAGTAAGTGAAAGCGAGTCATTAAGCGCTTCAGAGTCACAAAGTGAAAGTGAATCATTAAGTGCCTCTGAATCACAAAGTACAAGTGATTCAATGAACGGTTCGGAATCATTAAGCGGCAGCGAATCATTAAGTACTTCTGAATCACCAAATGATAGTGAATCATTGAGTGGATCAGAATCACAAAGCACAAGTGAATCGTTAAGTACGTCAGATTCATCAAATGCGAGTGAGTCTCTAAGTACATCTGATTCTATAAATGGAGTTGATTCATTGAGTAATTCTCAGTCAATGAATGGCTCAGAATCAATGAGTGTGCCGGATTCCCTAAGTACAAGTGAAGTATTCAGCCCAACTGATTTATCCAATACGTCAGATTCATCAAGCTCAAACGAAACTCAAGGTAATTCAGATGTTGAAAATGAAAAACATCAAGATAAAGTTACAGAGTTACCTGACACAGGTGAAGAAACTACTAGAAACGGTCTGTTAGCTGGTATTTTCGGACTTGGTGGTTTAGCATTATTAGGTAGACGTCGTAAGAAACAAACTGATGAAAATAAATAA
- a CDS encoding DsrE/DsrF/DrsH-like family protein → MNNKKYNDKHMNDFSKVELEHLAQRGQLIDVRTNEEYALGHINDAKLHPVEEIETFNQPNDKTYYIYCKSGGRSAKASSYLSQQGYDIVNVDGGYTSFEEKNVEIKANRKQFNYSGMQCPGPIVNMSKEIKNSNVGDQIEVTVTDPGFHSDIQSWVKQTGHTLVSLEESNKAIVAVIQKEKPKELEVSHSANGTTIVLFSGELDKAIAAMIIANGAKAAGRDVTIFFTFWGLNALKKYEKVNVKKKGIAKMFDFMLPNSPVRMPISKMNMFGLGNVMMRYVMKKKNVDSLPALMNQAIEQDVKFIACTMSMDVMGITKEELRDEVSYGGVGTYIGDTEQASHNLFI, encoded by the coding sequence ATGAATAATAAAAAGTATAACGACAAGCATATGAATGATTTCAGCAAAGTAGAATTGGAGCATTTAGCACAAAGAGGACAATTGATCGATGTTAGAACAAATGAGGAATACGCATTAGGTCATATTAATGACGCAAAGCTACATCCGGTAGAAGAAATTGAGACGTTTAATCAGCCAAATGATAAAACGTACTATATTTATTGTAAAAGTGGCGGTAGAAGTGCCAAAGCAAGCAGTTATTTATCTCAACAAGGTTATGACATCGTTAATGTAGATGGTGGTTACACATCTTTTGAAGAAAAAAATGTAGAAATTAAAGCAAATCGAAAACAATTTAATTATAGTGGCATGCAGTGTCCTGGACCAATTGTTAACATGAGTAAAGAAATTAAGAACAGTAACGTCGGTGACCAAATCGAAGTTACAGTAACGGATCCCGGATTCCATAGTGATATTCAAAGTTGGGTGAAACAAACGGGACATACACTTGTCAGCTTAGAAGAAAGTAATAAAGCGATTGTTGCAGTGATACAAAAAGAAAAACCAAAAGAATTAGAAGTGAGTCATTCTGCTAATGGAACGACGATTGTTCTATTTAGTGGAGAATTAGACAAAGCAATCGCAGCAATGATTATTGCGAATGGTGCTAAAGCAGCAGGCAGAGACGTAACGATATTCTTTACTTTTTGGGGATTAAACGCGTTGAAAAAATATGAAAAAGTAAATGTTAAAAAGAAAGGCATCGCGAAGATGTTTGATTTTATGTTGCCCAATTCACCAGTACGTATGCCGATATCTAAAATGAATATGTTTGGTTTAGGTAATGTGATGATGCGTTACGTAATGAAAAAGAAAAATGTTGATTCATTACCAGCATTGATGAATCAAGCAATCGAACAAGACGTTAAATTCATTGCTTGTACGATGAGTATGGATGTGATGGGGATTACGAAAGAAGAGTTAAGAGATGAAGTGTCATATGGTGGTGTTGGTACATATATAGGAGATACTGAGCAAGCTAGCCATAATTTATTCATTTAA